The genomic window CGTGGCTCGGGCCATCGCCTTCGCCATCGAGCAGCCGGACGGGGTCGACGTCGGTGACATCGTGGTCCGCCCGACCGCCCAGGGCTGAGGCTTCACGCGCAGAGCGCGGGCTCCCGGTCCTCGGCCTCCACCGACGCCTCGCCCTCCCGCACCGGCTCCACATCCTGGCGCGGCTCAACGTCCCGCACCGGCACCACGCCCTGCACCGGCTGCGTGTCCTGCACCGGCTCCGCCTCGCGGGCGCCGGTGCGGGTCGCGCCGGCGCCCGCGATCACCACCAGGACCACGCCGACGGCCGGCGCCGCGCCGGGCACCTGACCGAGCACCAGCAGGCCCATCACCAGCGCGATCGCCGGCTCCAGGCTCATCAGGGTGCCGAAGGCGCCGGCGGAGAGGCGGCGCAGCGCGAGGAATTCGAGCGTGTAGGGCACCACGGTGCTCAGCACGGCCAGCCCCAGCATGACGAGCAGCAGCGGCCAGGTCAGCCGGCCGAACCCCGAGGGGGCGGCGACCAGCGTGGCGACCACACCGGCCACCGGCAGCGAGACCGCCAGCCCCTTGAGCCCCGTGACCTGGTCACCGACGCGCTGGGTCAGCAGGATGTAGGCACCCCAGCAGGCTGCCGCGCCGAGTGCGAAACCGAGCCCTGCCGGGTCGATCCCGCCCTGCCACGGCTCGGTCAGCAGGACGACGCCGAAGCCGGCCAGCACCGCCCAGTGCTTG from Kitasatospora sp. NBC_01250 includes these protein-coding regions:
- a CDS encoding EamA family transporter, producing MSPLETAARPLAARPRLHTAQGGALMAMGSMSSVQLGLALSVPLFAQLGALGTAGLRLAWAGLLVLLLIRPRPRDFARRDLLASVLLGLVTAGMVVLFMLAAARIPLGTASALEFLGPLAVSLLRSGGRKHWAVLAGFGVVLLTEPWQGGIDPAGLGFALGAAACWGAYILLTQRVGDQVTGLKGLAVSLPVAGVVATLVAAPSGFGRLTWPLLLVMLGLAVLSTVVPYTLEFLALRRLSAGAFGTLMSLEPAIALVMGLLVLGQVPGAAPAVGVVLVVIAGAGATRTGAREAEPVQDTQPVQGVVPVRDVEPRQDVEPVREGEASVEAEDREPALCA